A window of the Thermogemmatispora onikobensis genome harbors these coding sequences:
- a CDS encoding glycine--tRNA ligase produces the protein MTQLEQPQTSETAFVPLEKIVSLCKRRGFVYPNSEIYGGVSGVYDFGPLGVELRNNIRRYWWWSMVQTQENVVGIEGAILTHPRVWEASGHVENFVDRLVECKTCKKRFRVDHLPPENLEQRKCPNDGGELMEPRTFNLLMETYLGVVEDDRVKTYLRGEACQNIYLDFLNVVKSSRMKIPFGICQIGKAFRNEVTPGNFLFRQREFEQWDLQFFVHPSEMQQWFDYWKQRRFEWYRGLINHKDRLRLREHGPDELAHYARQAFDIEYQTILGWQEWEGIHWRQDWDLSRHSQYSGEDLSYIDEVTKERYIPWIVETSGGVDRTFLYLLLDAYEEQPDPQGKSGETRTVLHLHPMLAPVKVAVFPLKRNNEELVTLARGIYERLRRLMVAQYDDTGSIGRLYRRQDEIGTPYCVTVDFQSLEDQTVTVRDRDTMTQVRLAIEELPAYLLERVTWH, from the coding sequence ATGACCCAGCTTGAACAGCCACAGACCAGCGAAACAGCTTTTGTTCCTCTTGAGAAAATTGTCTCGCTCTGTAAGCGGCGCGGCTTCGTGTACCCCAACTCGGAAATCTATGGTGGCGTCTCTGGCGTCTACGACTTCGGCCCTCTGGGCGTCGAATTGCGCAATAACATCCGCCGCTACTGGTGGTGGTCGATGGTTCAGACGCAGGAGAACGTCGTGGGGATCGAGGGCGCTATCCTGACTCATCCCCGCGTCTGGGAGGCCAGCGGCCACGTCGAGAATTTCGTGGATCGCCTGGTCGAGTGCAAGACCTGTAAGAAGCGTTTCCGCGTCGATCACCTGCCGCCCGAGAACCTGGAGCAGCGCAAGTGCCCCAACGATGGCGGCGAGCTGATGGAACCCCGTACCTTCAACCTGCTCATGGAGACCTACCTCGGCGTGGTCGAAGACGACCGCGTGAAGACCTACTTGCGCGGTGAGGCCTGCCAGAATATCTATCTGGATTTCTTGAACGTCGTTAAGTCTTCACGGATGAAGATTCCCTTTGGGATCTGCCAGATCGGCAAAGCCTTCCGCAACGAGGTGACACCCGGGAATTTTCTCTTCCGTCAGCGCGAGTTTGAACAGTGGGATCTGCAGTTCTTCGTCCACCCGAGCGAGATGCAGCAGTGGTTCGACTATTGGAAACAGCGCCGCTTCGAGTGGTATCGCGGGTTGATTAACCATAAGGATCGCCTACGCCTGCGCGAGCATGGCCCCGATGAGCTGGCTCACTACGCCCGCCAGGCCTTCGATATCGAGTATCAGACGATCCTTGGCTGGCAGGAGTGGGAGGGCATCCACTGGCGCCAGGATTGGGACCTCTCGCGCCACAGCCAGTATAGCGGCGAGGACCTGAGCTACATCGACGAGGTGACCAAGGAGCGCTATATCCCCTGGATCGTGGAGACCTCCGGCGGCGTCGATCGCACCTTCCTCTATCTGCTGCTGGATGCCTATGAGGAGCAGCCTGATCCCCAGGGCAAGAGCGGCGAAACACGCACCGTGCTCCATCTGCATCCGATGCTCGCCCCGGTGAAGGTGGCCGTCTTCCCACTGAAGCGCAATAACGAGGAGCTGGTGACGCTGGCCCGCGGGATCTACGAGCGCCTGCGCCGATTGATGGTGGCCCAATACGACGATACGGGCAGCATCGGGCGCCTCTACCGACGCCAGGATGAGATCGGTACACCTTACTGCGTGACCGTCGACTTCCAGTCCCTGGAGGATCAAACGGTGACGGTGCGCGACCGCGATACGATGACTCAGGTACGCCTGGCCATCGAGGAGCTGCCAGCTTACTTGCTCGAGCGCGTCACCTGGCATTGA